A single genomic interval of Pirellulales bacterium harbors:
- a CDS encoding DinB family protein, with protein sequence MLSAKQLLVKQTAEAFRGRPDMPLMASLDGITQEEASWLPDESTPSIEQLVRHIAWAKSRYCCRGFGRTMVIVDEYVDDNGDSADLPAEFPCGAAWGSGIAAGISEAVKLLEQSQRILTECLESCSDEALEQPIPTNHGKSAAHFFWIMLMHDLYHAGQIRTRRTMYRATARPPGSI encoded by the coding sequence GTGCTCAGCGCGAAGCAGCTTTTAGTCAAGCAGACGGCAGAGGCGTTTCGCGGCAGGCCGGATATGCCGCTCATGGCCTCTCTCGATGGTATCACGCAGGAAGAAGCGTCTTGGCTTCCTGATGAATCGACGCCGAGCATTGAGCAGCTCGTGCGGCATATTGCCTGGGCGAAGTCGCGGTATTGTTGCCGGGGATTCGGCCGGACGATGGTGATCGTCGACGAGTATGTAGACGACAATGGCGATTCAGCCGATTTGCCGGCGGAGTTTCCTTGCGGCGCGGCGTGGGGATCCGGCATCGCAGCCGGCATTAGTGAGGCGGTCAAGTTGCTGGAGCAATCGCAGCGCATATTGACCGAGTGTCTGGAGTCGTGCTCCGACGAGGCGTTGGAACAGCCGATTCCGACTAATCACGGGAAGTCGGCGGCGCACTTCTTCTGGATCATGCTCATGCACGATCTTTATCATGCCGGACAGATTCGCACTCGCCGCACGATGTATCGAGCGACCGCGCGGCCGCCAGGCAGCATCTGA
- a CDS encoding UvrB/UvrC motif-containing protein, whose product MKCQKCEKQATFHITELEGGKHQELHLCEEHARQYLTQGESESGAAPSLAGALAQQLAVGQTAEELEKLDKKACPVCGITFYEFRNQGRLGCPHDYIFFEKELEPLIANIHGETVHTGKRPKRFAGGTHHKTELIRLRREMKESIGQEDYERAGQLRDQIRRVEESTDE is encoded by the coding sequence ATGAAGTGTCAGAAGTGCGAAAAGCAAGCCACTTTTCACATCACAGAGTTGGAGGGGGGCAAGCATCAGGAACTCCACCTGTGCGAGGAGCACGCCCGTCAATATCTGACCCAGGGTGAAAGCGAGTCGGGCGCGGCGCCGAGTCTCGCGGGCGCGCTCGCTCAGCAATTGGCGGTCGGGCAGACTGCGGAGGAGTTGGAGAAGCTCGACAAGAAGGCCTGTCCCGTCTGCGGTATCACCTTTTACGAGTTCCGCAACCAGGGCCGGCTCGGTTGCCCGCACGATTACATCTTCTTCGAGAAAGAACTCGAGCCGCTGATCGCCAACATTCACGGCGAGACGGTCCACACGGGAAAGCGTCCCAAACGGTTTGCCGGCGGCACGCACCACAAAACCGAGCTGATCCGCCTGCGCCGTGAGATGAAAGAGTCGATCGGTCAGGAAGACTACGAGCGGGCCGGCCAGCTTCGCGATCAAATCCGCCGCGTCGAGGAATCCACCGACGAATGA
- a CDS encoding protein arginine kinase, producing MGEWLRASGPESDIVMSSRIRLARNLAEFPFISRAGEQDRAEIERMLRERILQIQASGELQYINVNELDGIDRQFLVERQLISREHAESHGARGVAIDPLEQISLMINEEDHLRIQCMHSGLDLQGAWEQINRVDDLIEQRVTYAFHPRLGYLTACPTNVGTGVRVSVMLHLPALVITKQIEKVFRSLQKISLAVRGLYGEGSQAMGDFYQISNQITLGRTEAELVQQVGDVVPVLIDYERRAREFLVKESQETLHDQVSRAYGILRTAQTISSEETMHLLSRVRMGVNLGLIPDLRIPDLNGLFIHTQPAHLQKLRGVELDTADRNIERARYLRAHLNKEDGRGAEKN from the coding sequence ATGGGCGAATGGCTGCGGGCCAGCGGGCCCGAGTCCGATATCGTCATGAGCAGCCGCATCCGCTTGGCACGGAACCTGGCCGAATTTCCCTTCATCAGCCGGGCGGGCGAGCAAGACCGCGCCGAAATCGAGCGGATGCTCCGCGAACGGATTCTGCAAATCCAAGCTTCCGGCGAGCTGCAATACATCAACGTCAACGAGTTGGACGGCATCGACCGGCAGTTTCTCGTCGAGCGGCAGCTCATCAGCCGCGAGCACGCGGAAAGCCACGGGGCCCGCGGCGTCGCGATCGACCCGCTCGAGCAGATTAGCTTGATGATCAACGAGGAAGATCATCTGCGAATCCAGTGCATGCACAGCGGCTTGGATTTGCAGGGCGCTTGGGAGCAAATCAATCGAGTCGACGATCTGATCGAGCAGCGCGTCACTTACGCCTTCCATCCGCGGCTCGGCTACTTGACGGCCTGCCCGACGAACGTCGGCACGGGGGTGCGCGTGAGCGTCATGCTCCATCTGCCGGCGCTGGTGATCACCAAACAGATCGAGAAAGTGTTCCGCAGCTTACAAAAGATCAGCCTCGCCGTGCGGGGCCTCTATGGAGAAGGCTCGCAGGCGATGGGGGATTTTTATCAGATTTCCAATCAGATCACGCTCGGGCGGACCGAGGCGGAACTCGTGCAACAAGTCGGCGACGTCGTTCCCGTGCTCATCGACTACGAACGGCGGGCGCGAGAGTTTCTCGTCAAGGAAAGCCAGGAAACGCTGCATGACCAGGTGAGCCGGGCTTACGGCATCCTCCGCACCGCGCAGACGATCAGCTCCGAAGAGACGATGCACCTGCTCTCCCGAGTGCGGATGGGGGTTAATCTGGGGTTAATACCCGATCTGCGAATCCCCGACTTGAACGGGCTATTCATCCACACGCAGCCGGCCCATCTGCAAAAGCTCCGCGGCGTGGAACTCGACACGGCCGACCGCAACATCGAACGGGCCCGCTATCTCCGCGCCCATCTCAACAAAGAAGACGGCCGCGGGGCGGAGAAGAATTAA
- the coaD gene encoding pantetheine-phosphate adenylyltransferase — MTASDSRVAVYTGSFDPVTLGHLNVIERASRLVDRLIVGVGVNIEKQALFTPDQRVELICQATGHLKNIEVRQFSGLAVHFVRQCGARVLLRGVRSLTDIESEFTMTLANRKLDAGIETVFLMADEQFTHVSSSLLKQITPLASDEELTRFVPQIVIRELRKKFPPD; from the coding sequence ATGACCGCCTCCGATTCGCGAGTTGCCGTGTATACCGGCTCGTTTGATCCCGTCACGCTTGGGCATTTGAATGTGATCGAGCGGGCGAGTCGGTTGGTGGATCGATTGATCGTCGGGGTCGGGGTGAATATCGAGAAGCAAGCCCTGTTCACTCCCGACCAGCGCGTCGAGTTGATTTGCCAGGCGACCGGCCATCTCAAGAACATCGAGGTGCGGCAGTTCAGCGGGCTGGCGGTGCATTTCGTCCGCCAATGCGGGGCGCGGGTGTTGCTCCGCGGCGTGCGGTCGCTCACCGACATCGAAAGCGAATTCACGATGACGCTTGCCAATCGGAAGCTCGACGCCGGGATCGAGACGGTCTTCCTCATGGCCGACGAGCAATTCACCCACGTCTCCAGCTCGCTCTTGAAGCAGATCACTCCGCTGGCGAGCGATGAGGAACTGACCCGCTTCGTCCCGCAGATCGTGATCCGCGAATTGAGAAAGAAGTTTCCGCCGGACTAG